A genome region from Camelina sativa cultivar DH55 chromosome 10, Cs, whole genome shotgun sequence includes the following:
- the LOC104719112 gene encoding uncharacterized protein LOC104719112 isoform X1, whose protein sequence is MEEGRRGSSSTPQSRKIMVIADPTRESAAALQYALSHAVLEQDELILVHVESSGGSWKNAFSSFLRLPSSISSSSSGCSPASNLTASASNAAAVSALASEIGQGDGNFLEQMKRICEIAQPKVRVHTECIAMEGFKAIAILLHGDKLGVDVIIIGQRRTISSSLLGFEFDRSRRPGGSLRGSKGVDTAEYLIENSKCTCVGVQKKGQNGGYVLNTKTHKNFWLLA, encoded by the exons ATGGAAGAGGGTCGAAGAGGATCATCTTCAACACCACAATCACGTAAGATCATGGTGATCGCTGACCCAACCCGTGAATCAGCAGCTGCTCTTCAATACGCTCTTTCACACGCCGTGCTCGAGCAAGACGAACTTATCCTTGTACATGTTGAAAGCTCTGGTGGTTCTTGGAAAAACGCTTTCTCAAGTTTTCTTAGATTACCAAGCTCCATCTCTTCCTCTAGCAGCGGCTGCTCTCCTGCTTCTAACCTTACCGCAAGCGCTTCTAACGCTGCGGCGGTAAGCGCTTTGGCCTCTGAGATAGGTCAAGGAGATGGGAACTTTCTTGAACAGATGAAACGGATATGTGAAATAGCTCAGCCTAAGGTACGTGTACACACCGAGTGTATAGCTATGGAAGGCTTCAAAGCTATAGCGATTCTTCTTCATGGTGACAAGCTTGGCGTTGATGTTATCATTATAGGCCAACGGAGGACAATCTCATCTTCCCTTCTAGG TTTTGAATTTGACAGATCTAGGCGGCCTGGAGGGTCACTAAGAGGTTCAAAAGGAGTAGACACAGCGGAATATCTAATCGAGAACAGTAAATGCACTTGTGTTGGGGTACAAAAGAAAGGTCAAAATGGAGGCTATGTTCTAAACACCAAGACACATAAGAACTTCTGGCTCTTGGCATGA
- the LOC104719112 gene encoding uncharacterized protein LOC104719112 isoform X2: protein MEEGRRGSSSTPQSRKIMVIADPTRESAAALQYALSHAVLEQDELILVHVESSGGSWKNAFSSFLRLPSSISSSSSGCSPASNLTASASNAAAVSALASEIGQGDGNFLEQMKRICEIAQPKVRVHTECIAMEGFKAIAILLHGDKLGVDVIIIGQRRTISSSLLGSRRPGGSLRGSKGVDTAEYLIENSKCTCVGVQKKGQNGGYVLNTKTHKNFWLLA, encoded by the exons ATGGAAGAGGGTCGAAGAGGATCATCTTCAACACCACAATCACGTAAGATCATGGTGATCGCTGACCCAACCCGTGAATCAGCAGCTGCTCTTCAATACGCTCTTTCACACGCCGTGCTCGAGCAAGACGAACTTATCCTTGTACATGTTGAAAGCTCTGGTGGTTCTTGGAAAAACGCTTTCTCAAGTTTTCTTAGATTACCAAGCTCCATCTCTTCCTCTAGCAGCGGCTGCTCTCCTGCTTCTAACCTTACCGCAAGCGCTTCTAACGCTGCGGCGGTAAGCGCTTTGGCCTCTGAGATAGGTCAAGGAGATGGGAACTTTCTTGAACAGATGAAACGGATATGTGAAATAGCTCAGCCTAAGGTACGTGTACACACCGAGTGTATAGCTATGGAAGGCTTCAAAGCTATAGCGATTCTTCTTCATGGTGACAAGCTTGGCGTTGATGTTATCATTATAGGCCAACGGAGGACAATCTCATCTTCCCTTCTAGG ATCTAGGCGGCCTGGAGGGTCACTAAGAGGTTCAAAAGGAGTAGACACAGCGGAATATCTAATCGAGAACAGTAAATGCACTTGTGTTGGGGTACAAAAGAAAGGTCAAAATGGAGGCTATGTTCTAAACACCAAGACACATAAGAACTTCTGGCTCTTGGCATGA
- the LOC104719111 gene encoding histone-lysine N-methyltransferase family member SUVH9 isoform X1: protein MGSSSHIPFQDPHLNPSPTLIPKLEPITESTQNLAFQLPNSNPQAPISSSNEPSNSDSDNVAETFRSAFAQRLQRHDDVTVLDSLTGAIVPVEDNPNPESVPVDASPPSGVFTRRPKPQQRSSELVRITDVGPDGERQFRENVRRTRMVYDSLRIYMMMEEAKRLGFGGTRKGRPDSKAASLMKDCFLWLNRDKRIVGSIPGVQVGDIFFFRLELCVMGLHGQTQAGIDYLTGSLSSNGEPIATSVIVSGGYEDDDDQGDVIIYTGHGGQDKLGKQAEHQKLEGGNLAMDRSMYYGIEVRVIRGLKYENSVSSRVYVYDGLFRIVDSWFDVGISGFGVYKFRLERIDGQAEMGSSILKLASTLKNNPLSVRPTGYISFDISNRKENVPVYLFNDIDSDQEPLFYEYLAKASFPPGLFIQGSGSASGCSCITGCTSGCICEAKNSGEFAYDYHGKLIRLKPLIHECGPACQCPPTCRNRVTQNGLKNRLEVFRSLETGWGVRSLDVLHAGAFICEYAGVALTREQANIMTMNGDTLVYPARFSSARWEEWGDLSQVLAGYQQPSYPQIPPVDFAMDVSKMRNVACYISHSTDPNVIVQLVLHDHNSLMFPRVMLFAAENIPPMTELSLDYGVADDWTAKLAISN, encoded by the exons ATGGGTTCTTCATCTCACATTCCTTTTCAAGATCCGCATTTGAATCCGTCTCCTACACTAATCCCAAAGCTCGAACCCATCACTGAATCAACCCAAAACTTGGCTTTTCAACTCCCAAACTCAAACCCACAAGCCCCGATTTCATCATCCAACGAACCCTCAAACTCAGATTCCGACAACGTCGCCGAGACTTTCAGGTCCGCGTTCGCTCAACGGCTTCAACGTCACGATGATGTTACGGTTCTTGATTCCTTAACCGGAGCAATCGTACCGGTTGAGGACAATCCTAACCCTGAGTCGGTTCCGGTTGACGCTTCACCACCGTCGGGTGTTTTTACCCGTAGGCCGAAGCCGCAGCAACGTTCGTCGGAGCTTGTGAGGATCACTGATGTTGGACCTGATGGTGAGAGACAGTTTCGTGAAAATGTGAGGAGGACGAGGATGGTTTATGATTCCCTTAGGATCTATATGATGATGGAAGAAGCTAAGCGTCTAGGGTTTGGAGGAACTAGGAAAGGTAGACCTGATAGTAAAGCTGCTTCGTTGATgaaagattgtttcttgtggCTGAATCGTGATAAACGAATCGTGGGTTCGATCCCTGGTGTTCAAGTTggtgacatcttcttctttaggcTTGAGTTGTGTGTTATGGGTTTACATGGGCAGACTCAAGCTGGGATTGATTACCTTACAGGGAGTCTTAGCTCTAATGGAGAGCCTATTGCTACTAGTGTGATTGTTTCTGGTGGgtatgaggatgatgatgatcaaggaGATGTGATCATATATACAGGACATGGTGGGCAGGATAAGCTTGGAAAGCAAGCTGAACATCAGAAGCTGGAAGGTGGGAATCTTGCCATGGATCGGAGTATGTACTATGGGATTGAAGTCAGGGTGATTAGAGGGTTGAAGTATGAGAACTCTGTTTCTAGCAGAGTTTATGTTTACGATgggttgtttaggattgttgatTCTTGGTTCGATGTTGGGATATCTGGTTTTGGTGTGTATAAATTTAGGCTGGAGAGAATTGATGGGCAGGCTGAGATGGGTAGCTCCATTTTGAAGCTTGCTAGTACTCTTAAAAACAACCCGTTGTCTGTCAGGCCGACAGGTTACATCAGTTTCGATATCTCGAATAGGAAAGAGAATGTTCCTGTCTATTTGTTTAATGACATTGACAGTGATCAAGAACCTTTGTTTTATGAGTACCTTGCTAAAGCTTCATTTCCCCCTGGCTTATTCATTCAAGGGAGTGGTAGTGCAAGTGGATGCAGCTGTATCACAGGTTGTACCAGTGGCTGCATTTGTGAAGCCAAGAATTCAGGTGAGTTTGCTTATGATTACCATGGGAAGTTGATAAGATTGAAACCATTGATACATGAATGTGGACCGGCGTGTCAGTGCCCTCCAACTTGCCGAAACCGTGTGACTCAAAACGGTTTGAAGAATAGGCTCGAAGTGTTTAGGTCACTTGAAACGGGTTGGGGAGTGCGGTCTTTGGATGTATTGCATGCTG GTGCTTTTATTTGTGAGTATGCTGGGGTTGCTTTGACAAGGGAACAAGCCAACATTATGACCATGAACGGTGATACATTGGTATATCCTGCTCGGTTTTCCTCTGCAAGATGGGAAGAATGGGGAGATTTGTCTCAGGTCCTCGCTGGTTACCAGCAGCCTTCTTATCCTCAGATACCTCCTGTTGATTTCGCCATGGATGTGTCCAAGATGAGGAATGTTGCTTGTTACATAAGCCACAGTACTGATCCAAATGTCATTGTCCAGTTAGTACTCCATGATCACAACAGTCTGATGTTCCCTAGAGTCATGCTCTTCGCTGCAGAGAACATCCCTCCCATGACTGAGCTCAGCCTTGATTATGGAGTAGCTGATGATTGGACTGCCAAGCTTGccatttctaattaa
- the LOC104719111 gene encoding histone-lysine N-methyltransferase family member SUVH9 isoform X2, whose protein sequence is MGSSSHIPFQDPHLNPSPTLIPKLEPITESTQNLAFQLPNSNPQAPISSSNEPSNSDSDNVAETFRSAFAQRLQRHDDVTVLDSLTGAIVPVEDNPNPESVPVDASPPSGVFTRRPKPQQRSSELVRITDVGPDGERQFRENVRRTRMVYDSLRIYMMMEEAKRLGFGGTRKGRPDSKAASLMKDCFLWLNRDKRIVGSIPGVQVGDIFFFRLELCVMGLHGQTQAGIDYLTGSLSSNGEPIATSVIVSGGYEDDDDQGDVIIYTGHGGQDKLGKQAEHQKLEGGNLAMDRSMYYGIEVRVIRGLKYENSVSSRVYVYDGLFRIVDSWFDVGISGFGVYKFRLERIDGQAEMGSSILKLASTLKNNPLSVRPTGYISFDISNRKENVPVYLFNDIDSDQEPLFYEYLAKASFPPGLFIQGSGSASGCSCITGCTSGCICEAKNSGEFAYDYHGKLIRLKPLIHECGPACQCPPTCRNRVTQNGLKNRLEVFRSLETGWGVRSLDVLHAGAFICEYAGVALTREQANIMTMNGDTLVYPARFSSARWEEWGDLSQVLAGYQQPSYPQIPPVDFAMDVSKMRNVACYISHSTDPNVIVQLVLHDHNSLMFPRVMLFAAENIPPMTELSLDYGVADDWTAKLAISN, encoded by the exons ATGGGTTCTTCATCTCACATTCCTTTTCAAGATCCGCATTTGAATCCGTCTCCTACACTAATCCCAAAGCTCGAACCCATCACTGAATCAACCCAAAACTTGGCTTTTCAACTCCCAAACTCAAACCCACAAGCCCCGATTTCATCATCCAACGAACCCTCAAACTCAGATTCCGACAACGTCGCCGAGACTTTCAGGTCCGCGTTCGCTCAACGGCTTCAACGTCACGATGATGTTACGGTTCTTGATTCCTTAACCGGAGCAATCGTACCGGTTGAGGACAATCCTAACCCTGAGTCGGTTCCGGTTGACGCTTCACCACCGTCGGGTGTTTTTACCCGTAGGCCGAAGCCGCAGCAACGTTCGTCGGAGCTTGTGAGGATCACTGATGTTGGACCTGATGGTGAGAGACAGTTTCGTGAAAATGTGAGGAGGACGAGGATGGTTTATGATTCCCTTAGGATCTATATGATGATGGAAGAAGCTAAGCGTCTAGGGTTTGGAGGAACTAGGAAAGGTAGACCTGATAGTAAAGCTGCTTCGTTGATgaaagattgtttcttgtggCTGAATCGTGATAAACGAATCGTGGGTTCGATCCCTGGTGTTCAAGTTggtgacatcttcttctttaggcTTGAGTTGTGTGTTATGGGTTTACATGGGCAGACTCAAGCTGGGATTGATTACCTTACAGGGAGTCTTAGCTCTAATGGAGAGCCTATTGCTACTAGTGTGATTGTTTCTGGTGGgtatgaggatgatgatgatcaaggaGATGTGATCATATATACAGGACATGGTGGGCAGGATAAGCTTGGAAAGCAAGCTGAACATCAGAAGCTGGAAGGTGGGAATCTTGCCATGGATCGGAGTATGTACTATGGGATTGAAGTCAGGGTGATTAGAGGGTTGAAGTATGAGAACTCTGTTTCTAGCAGAGTTTATGTTTACGATgggttgtttaggattgttgatTCTTGGTTCGATGTTGGGATATCTGGTTTTGGTGTGTATAAATTTAGGCTGGAGAGAATTGATGGGCAGGCTGAGATGGGTAGCTCCATTTTGAAGCTTGCTAGTACTCTTAAAAACAACCCGTTGTCTGTCAGGCCGACAGGTTACATCAGTTTCGATATCTCGAATAGGAAAGAGAATGTTCCTGTCTATTTGTTTAATGACATTGACAGTGATCAAGAACCTTTGTTTTATGAGTACCTTGCTAAAGCTTCATTTCCCCCTGGCTTATTCATTCAAGGGAGTGGTAGTGCAAGTGGATGCAGCTGTATCACAGGTTGTACCAGTGGCTGCATTTGTGAAGCCAAGAATTCAGGTGAGTTTGCTTATGATTACCATGGGAAGTTGATAAGATTGAAACCATTGATACATGAATGTGGACCGGCGTGTCAGTGCCCTCCAACTTGCCGAAACCGTGTGACTCAAAACGGTTTGAAGAATAGGCTCGAAGTGTTTAGGTCACTTGAAACGGGTTGGGGAGTGCGGTCTTTGGATGTATTGCATGCTGGTGCTTTTATTTGTGAGTATGCTGGGGTTGCTTTGACAAGGGAACAAGCCAACATTATGACCATGAACGGTGATACATTGGTATATCCTGCTCGGTTTTCCTCTGCAAGATGGGAAGAATGGGGAGATTTGTCTCAG GTCCTCGCTGGTTACCAGCAGCCTTCTTATCCTCAGATACCTCCTGTTGATTTCGCCATGGATGTGTCCAAGATGAGGAATGTTGCTTGTTACATAAGCCACAGTACTGATCCAAATGTCATTGTCCAGTTAGTACTCCATGATCACAACAGTCTGATGTTCCCTAGAGTCATGCTCTTCGCTGCAGAGAACATCCCTCCCATGACTGAGCTCAGCCTTGATTATGGAGTAGCTGATGATTGGACTGCCAAGCTTGccatttctaattaa
- the LOC104719111 gene encoding histone-lysine N-methyltransferase family member SUVH9 isoform X3: protein MGSSSHIPFQDPHLNPSPTLIPKLEPITESTQNLAFQLPNSNPQAPISSSNEPSNSDSDNVAETFRSAFAQRLQRHDDVTVLDSLTGAIVPVEDNPNPESVPVDASPPSGVFTRRPKPQQRSSELVRITDVGPDGERQFRENVRRTRMVYDSLRIYMMMEEAKRLGFGGTRKGRPDSKAASLMKDCFLWLNRDKRIVGSIPGVQVGDIFFFRLELCVMGLHGQTQAGIDYLTGSLSSNGEPIATSVIVSGGYEDDDDQGDVIIYTGHGGQDKLGKQAEHQKLEGGNLAMDRSMYYGIEVRVIRGLKYENSVSSRVYVYDGLFRIVDSWFDVGISGFGVYKFRLERIDGQAEMGSSILKLASTLKNNPLSVRPTGYISFDISNRKENVPVYLFNDIDSDQEPLFYEYLAKASFPPGLFIQGSGSASGCSCITGCTSGCICEAKNSGEFAYDYHGKLIRLKPLIHECGPACQCPPTCRNRVTQNGLKNRLEVFRSLETGWGVRSLDVLHAGAFICEYAGVALTREQANIMTMNGDTLVYPARFSSARWEEWGDLSQVLAGYQQPSYPQIPPVDFAMDVSKMRNVACYISHSTDPNVIVQLVLHDHNSLMFPRVMLFAAENIPPMTELSLDYGVADDWTAKLAISN, encoded by the exons ATGGGTTCTTCATCTCACATTCCTTTTCAAGATCCGCATTTGAATCCGTCTCCTACACTAATCCCAAAGCTCGAACCCATCACTGAATCAACCCAAAACTTGGCTTTTCAACTCCCAAACTCAAACCCACAAGCCCCGATTTCATCATCCAACGAACCCTCAAACTCAGATTCCGACAACGTCGCCGAGACTTTCAGGTCCGCGTTCGCTCAACGGCTTCAACGTCACGATGATGTTACGGTTCTTGATTCCTTAACCGGAGCAATCGTACCGGTTGAGGACAATCCTAACCCTGAGTCGGTTCCGGTTGACGCTTCACCACCGTCGGGTGTTTTTACCCGTAGGCCGAAGCCGCAGCAACGTTCGTCGGAGCTTGTGAGGATCACTGATGTTGGACCTGATGGTGAGAGACAGTTTCGTGAAAATGTGAGGAGGACGAGGATGGTTTATGATTCCCTTAGGATCTATATGATGATGGAAGAAGCTAAGCGTCTAGGGTTTGGAGGAACTAGGAAAGGTAGACCTGATAGTAAAGCTGCTTCGTTGATgaaagattgtttcttgtggCTGAATCGTGATAAACGAATCGTGGGTTCGATCCCTGGTGTTCAAGTTggtgacatcttcttctttaggcTTGAGTTGTGTGTTATGGGTTTACATGGGCAGACTCAAGCTGGGATTGATTACCTTACAGGGAGTCTTAGCTCTAATGGAGAGCCTATTGCTACTAGTGTGATTGTTTCTGGTGGgtatgaggatgatgatgatcaaggaGATGTGATCATATATACAGGACATGGTGGGCAGGATAAGCTTGGAAAGCAAGCTGAACATCAGAAGCTGGAAGGTGGGAATCTTGCCATGGATCGGAGTATGTACTATGGGATTGAAGTCAGGGTGATTAGAGGGTTGAAGTATGAGAACTCTGTTTCTAGCAGAGTTTATGTTTACGATgggttgtttaggattgttgatTCTTGGTTCGATGTTGGGATATCTGGTTTTGGTGTGTATAAATTTAGGCTGGAGAGAATTGATGGGCAGGCTGAGATGGGTAGCTCCATTTTGAAGCTTGCTAGTACTCTTAAAAACAACCCGTTGTCTGTCAGGCCGACAGGTTACATCAGTTTCGATATCTCGAATAGGAAAGAGAATGTTCCTGTCTATTTGTTTAATGACATTGACAGTGATCAAGAACCTTTGTTTTATGAGTACCTTGCTAAAGCTTCATTTCCCCCTGGCTTATTCATTCAAGGGAGTGGTAGTGCAAGTGGATGCAGCTGTATCACAGGTTGTACCAGTGGCTGCATTTGTGAAGCCAAGAATTCAGGTGAGTTTGCTTATGATTACCATGGGAAGTTGATAAGATTGAAACCATTGATACATGAATGTGGACCGGCGTGTCAGTGCCCTCCAACTTGCCGAAACCGTGTGACTCAAAACGGTTTGAAGAATAGGCTCGAAGTGTTTAGGTCACTTGAAACGGGTTGGGGAGTGCGGTCTTTGGATGTATTGCATGCTGGTGCTTTTATTTGTGAGTATGCTGGGGTTGCTTTGACAAGGGAACAAGCCAACATTATGACCATGAACGGTGATACATTGGTATATCCTGCTCGGTTTTCCTCTGCAAGATGGGAAGAATGGGGAGATTTGTCTCAGGTCCTCGCTG GTTACCAGCAGCCTTCTTATCCTCAGATACCTCCTGTTGATTTCGCCATGGATGTGTCCAAGATGAGGAATGTTGCTTGTTACATAAGCCACAGTACTGATCCAAATGTCATTGTCCAGTTAGTACTCCATGATCACAACAGTCTGATGTTCCCTAGAGTCATGCTCTTCGCTGCAGAGAACATCCCTCCCATGACTGAGCTCAGCCTTGATTATGGAGTAGCTGATGATTGGACTGCCAAGCTTGccatttctaattaa